The Gossypium hirsutum isolate 1008001.06 chromosome D02, Gossypium_hirsutum_v2.1, whole genome shotgun sequence region ttatttcgtttttagtaatttttatatttctgagattgtaatagcttaatctagctatctcaagaattaatttgtaaagttatcaaggTATTAGGGTTTTGCCAAggatgaatatagttgaattatgaagttttatggtagaaaatgaaaggttgttgatagataaacaacttttgtaaagggaattttgttgaaattatgatttagggactaaattgaaaatttgtaaaattaatggaaaaagTCTAAATTTTATGAGATACATGAGCTGCTATTGTGAtatgtaaaaatcggctaggcttggaataaggattaaattgcatgaattttatttttcgagcctaggaacgaaatcataattaattaaaagtataggggcaaaatggtatcTTTGCCAAAGATGTcagttgaattgaaatgaatataaattaatgttaaattcatttgtatATATCCAGTTAGATCAAATAGGAAGTCGGatcgtgaaaaagaaaaagtgtcagattagtagatttttcgtacacgaacaattgtcgaggtaagttcgtgtaactaaattgagaattcatatgtgTTAATTGAATTGTAAGTATGTGATTGTATTGTTgcaatgtatatgaaattaattgcATATCCGACAATGCCCGACAAACATTAAGTCttgattgaataaatgaaattcgatggatacaggattcttgtattggttgtggtcctgcatatgttatGGACACACCACAGCTTGAAAGAGtgtcccgttattagctctcatgagtaTCCCGATCTATGGTcttctcgagcttcccgttatatgatTCTTGCGAGCTtctcgttaatagctcttcggagcatcccgattggttgtgattctacatttgttgtagacacaccacaaatcttatgagcgtcccaatatatggctcttcgtgagcttcccgattaaaggctctttgtgagcttcctaattaatggctatccggagcttcccgattaatggctcttcggagctacccgttatttactcgcatgagcttcctaattatggctcttatgagcttcccgttatacagcccggataagcttcccgttacatggctcatatgagtttcctgttatatggctcaagagaaagcttcctgattatgtgctctAATAAGCATTCCCAAATATGAATTAACGGATTACAAATTCGTAAACTTCATGTGTACTACTTGTGTATCCgttgatattttaaatgatttaacaGGCAAAATCTTGATCTGAAATAACATGAGTATAAGATGAATTATTACCCGTATATTcctgaaatacatgaaagtgATAATATTTAACCTGTTGAAAAATGGGATGAAAGATTCATGTGTATGAAACTTGTTTGATGACTATGTACATTTATGAAAACAATTTGTTACATGAATCTcatgactaacatgcttgatgagAATATGTGTTTATGGCATTTGACCAACTTAATTTGAGTGTGCCTTGaatacttaccttaaatgtaaataaatggtaagttaaattcccgttatacgaacttactaagtattacaTGGTTACTTTGatttatttttcccttgttttatagtaattcggaagctcgttgggttggaagcttggcgaagattactcacactatccattggcccaattcagtataaatagtaaattaattttggttataatggcatgtataggttaattagccaatGTTGGTACATAAatgtttggttgtaactagccatttgaaatggcttgtgattgatatattttggtatttatatatatgtgtgtgtgtgtcttTATCTAGCTAATGTGTATGGTAAAATGATTAAAGTTGAAGTGAGGAGAGATTATGCATATGAATATTTGATAaaataggtaagtttggatacaaGAATAAATGTGACAATATTACATGATTAAAACATGATCCAagcttgaattgaatgtattgATTTGAAGTGTTGATATGCAAATTGGTTGAGTTAGAGTGATGACagaatttgggtgagaaatgaggcttgaaaatggcctattttgtccacacagacagagacacaggcatgtgtctcagccatgtacgacacacggcctagcacatgggcgtgtgttttggccgtgtgtcccctgcatctttaaaattcaaaatagaatgattaactattttcacacggcctggcacacaggcgtgtggcttggctgtgttacccctgcacctatttaatgaaaattttcatgttcacatggcctagcacacgagcgtgtgacttggccatgtgacctaagctagaaagttacatgggtactaacacgggctgagacatgaccgtgtgccctatttcgaatgcccacatagcctgagacacgggcatgtctcttggccgtgtgagccatatggcctgaccacacgggcatgtgtcccctacaccttaggaaaattttgaaattttgcgaaaaattctgagtacccgatttagtcctgacttgtttctaatgtatattttgggccttaAGGGTTAATTTAAGGGATAATATGATTGAATGTGACTCTTTTTGGTATAAACattaaatgttatgaaatatttgtacttgatctgtaaatttcggtaatgctccgtaaccctattttggcgacggatatgggttaggggttttacatAAACGACCAAGGCATGCCATCTATCACCTTTTTTATATCAACTTCATAATATAATTGGAACATAACCCTCTTTTTCCCCAATATCAGTGATCGAAACTCCTCCCAAAAAATGCCATAAATAAACCAAAGTCCTTCTCATAGAAGGGAAATGAACCACACTATCCATCAAGACTCTTCCCACCAAACATAAACTATAGTCCTCCTCTACCGCTTCCGAATTCGCCTAAAACTGTATCAACACCTCCTCCTCATCCACAAGATTCAGATTCGCTAACTCTTTCTCCATAACCACCGATCTCCCttgatacatgcatggatggggtaaaaattattaaattccttTCACTGAAGCTGCCAATTCTCAAGTTTGGGAAATCATCAAACTTGCGACAACTTTTTGAATGGGATCCAGGAATTTCTTGGTTAATATGTCTTCATGGCATTCGAAGATCTATTTTTTAGCTTcgaaacgcactttgaatcactcgctTTTAAGTTCAGGAGTTCAAGTTATGATTGTTTTAGTGATGACTTCGTGAGCAGAATTTTTGGATGGGATTATGACAAAAATTAcgagtttcgggcttttaattcgagtttaaatcatattgggtttgagTTTTAGGCttaagttttattatatatgagcccaatattgtatttaccagctcttattaatatattattccgaaattttaattattattaagtattttaagttatttagtagttttatgttaataagaaagtttagattaaaactactttttgtttaggttaattagaaTTCTAgcatacttaagagttttatttagatttatttagctagcctatataaaggcttctcCATTGTTCATTAAGGAGATAAatttgttttcattaataaaattttcaactctggGAGTTTGTTTCTTGTGCAAGATTTCTTTTTTGTgattttagaagtagttttcttcttgattttcttcaAGGAGTCATGAGAATTCATTCTTCACCCTTCAATTTGCCAATGATTATTTCTTGGAGAGTTTattagagccattaattgagtttgaTGGGATTTTTATCTCAAATGGTTCAGTTGAACGTTTACCCTTCTATCCATCATATCCATCGGTTCATCGTTCCATCTTCCACTTTACTTTAAtctatattttcactatttagttattattttgaatatttatcctttattttttttaaagttttcttatttttcttattacttttgttattttctaaatttatttggtttCTTCCTTTTAAGTCACAATCAAATCTTTCCTTCTTGAGTTAAACAATTTGAATTCGATCCTTCTTCTGCTTCAATTCCTTATCATCCCTAAGCTCAAACAAGCCAAAACCCTAGTGAAAAACCAAAAGAAACATGCTTTATGAGTAGACAAAGATACGTGCTATTTTAGTAGACGGAAAAACTATAATCCTTTAGTTCATTATGGTAACCCATTGTTAATAttgtaatatatgaaatataaaatttaaacacttttaaatgattaatataaattatttttaaatttttatgtaaatatataaatcatatttatcTTTTACAGTTAACATAATTAGGGGCAAATTTCTACTTCGCCACCTAAACTGACAAGTTTGGTTTGAAAAGCACTTTTAGAATTCAATGATAAACAAAGTCTTAATATTTTGTTTGTaagttttttcttcattttttccattaaaaaaaactcataaaagaGAGAACATGGAGACGACATAACCAATCCCAAAGGGTTAAAACCAAGCAAAGAATCTAGGCTGCAAGATTTAGACCTCAACATCCAAGTTCACTACAGCAAAACAACTCTTCAGTTGCCTTTTTTTAAGCTTTTTGTAGCGTTTAAAGTCACTACAAAGATAGCAACAGAtagaaaaaaaaccataaaaatgcTAGTTGCAAAAGATAGTGGTGTTCACTAAAAACATCGCTATAGGTATAAAACATTTAGTGGTGTTTCTGAAGACATGCTGCTAAAGGCTAGACCTTTTGATGTTTTTCCTTTGTTAAAGTCATAAAATGTAAgacttttagtggcatttttcttCCGAAATGCAATGGATGTAGACATTTAGTGGCATTTTGGAGGAAAACATTGCAAAAGGATTTACATTTAATGGCATTCCGCAAGGAAAACATTGCTAAATTTCCAAATTTTGCtttatttagagaattttgtggtATTTTTACACTCTATAATAAATTACAAtacaaattaatcatttataaTTAGGTAAACTACACTACCTagctattagtaaatttcttttctggtcacccaactattcaaaattttcttttttggtcacttgTTAAATCACTAATAGAAAGATAACTTGATAGcttttaaaattggtataataaaaACTTTAACCCTGGGGATTTAATTGCTAGGCTCTAGTGTCATGGGATGTGGATTAGAACTCATGACTAATGTGCACAAAATCGCCCAACGAGGTCAACAAATTAAATTGGGCTTAGTTAACCCACTTGGACTAGCCCAATTTGTGGAACATGAAGGGAAACTCATCTACTTGAAGCATTGGTTACCTAGTGAAACACTTTAGTGATTTAGAGTTTTCAAGGTAAATATTGTAAACCTAGGGGGTTAAGATTGTATAGtgtttaaatcccttaggactctcATCTTGTAGATAGATATAAATCTTAGTTGTAGATTACCGTTAATTGTAATCATCacattcaaaattattaaatacttTGAAAGCATTTACTGAAACACTTGGTGTGCAATCTTTTGTGGTGCCTTTTTCTGTTCACTCGTTGCTTGAGTGTTGCTTCTGCTAAGTTTCGATGCCTTAGGGAATTTCTTTGAGAATTCTCACATTTTCGAAAATTAAGTTGACTTAGGtaaatttgaagtaaaatttCCACCTATGCGGTTTGCCAGATTAAAATCTTAGCCTTGTAACACTAGGCCTGGGTTGATTTGCAAATTCATTAAAAGCATGCATGAACTTAATTTTGAACTACGATTCAGATTGATATTGGATTTGTTGTGgttgttatataattttaaaatgattcCAAAGCTTCTAAATTGTCCTAAACTTGATATAataactttttatataaaaatatgatatattcatatatttatatttgataaattgataatatataattttacacCTTAAAATCAACCAAAATGATGTATCAAAAGGAAAAAGTAAACCAAAATAATGACTCAACAACAAAAGCTtctttttataaaagaaaaaatcaacTTGACTTTTTCTCAATGATATACCATTATCAGATTCATTGATATTGAGTAAATAATGTATATACGATCAAAATATCAAACATTTGAAATTAACTTTTGGAATACGATCATCAATATTTTACAATGATTAGTTAAAATTTGAAATACACTCACTTTTTTACAGGTTCCATATCAAATAGATcccatattaaataataatggaTCCATACATTAATTTTGAACAGAACTAATAGGACTAGTTAGTTAATTTTAATCATTATATATAACATAAAGTAGGGCGAACCTTTATGATCTGACaagaaaaaccaaaaaagaaagtTCAATCCATTGTACCGATGGTACGAACTCTCCAACCTTTTCAAGTTCCAAGTTTGATCAATTCAAGTAGGTTATTGGGTTGCCTTCTCAACTCTATTACTTGAAGTAATTGAACAAGTGATTTGCCAAGATCATGTTGACACCTCAAAATCTAGAACCAAAAaagtaattgaaattttttaccCATTTAACCTGCAATTCCGTTTTCTAATTGCTTGACATTCAAAGCAAACTAAGAATTAAGATGTGTGACAATAATAatgtttatgaaatgtataaaacAAGAATTGATGCTCTAAATATGTCGGTTTCTAAAGCCAATTGAGATTGTCACATATAAGAAGTCAAGTTCTTTGACAGAAAATACTATTACCTATAAACTTGTACACTTTTTAGTCTAATCTCAAATTCATTGTCCTCTCAGAAGGTTACATGATAAGAAAATAATCAATTATTATATTCAAGTTCCAACATGCCTCGTGTGCAAACCTAATAAATAAGCTTGTACTTGAATATAAATGTTCAAAAAATGTGCAAGCTAGAAAGTGTCAAGACATTCCAATGGGCACCAAAACATTGACTAAAAATCCAAATGTACaacagtttccatgattcaaacTCTGAAACTATGATATCATGTAAGTTATATGATCAATTATCCCAAAAACATAGTCGGGTGATCAACTATATTTAAGCTCCAACATGATATATCAAGGTTTTTTTACCAGCCTAATATCAGCCTTTTTTTCTCAACAATTGCACATCCGCACCACGGATTGACAAAAGCCAGCACATATTTAGCAAAATTTGTCATACCATGAACTTGTCTACAACAAAATTTATAGTTTACCTATACTAGGTATgcttggatttctttttctttttggaaggCTGTTCGGCAGCAGGGGCTGAAATATATTCTTCAGCATTGATAGTTTGCAAAGATTTTTGCTTTCCGAATTCCTTGGCCTTTTGCTGCAGTAAAATCCAAGGTGGGGCTGCTTAGAACTATGCCCAATTGTAACAAGTATCTTTGAAAAGGAAGAAATCTTATAAAATTACCTTCAAGGACTTAGCAAGGGCAGCAACATCTTCCTCCTTGTTCTCTGACTTGTTAGAATCTTGCTTCACGGGTTCCTGCAACAGGTAAATTATATTACTgctgaaacaaataaatacttgatAAAAATGGTTGAACTTTGTGATTCTATGCGTCAGCCACTATAGGTTTCAAAATAGAACCTTGGGAGGAACAAAtgcttcttctctttttcttttgttttcagcTGCTTTCTGTGCCTGCTTCTCTTGCTTCTCTTCCCACGTCTTCGCTaatttctttttctcactcaagaAGTATTCTCCAGATTCCAGTTCTTGATCAATCTGGACAATACCATGTACCAATGTAAGTTCAGTTTCCATAAAATtccacaacaacaacaacaataataataataacaacaaggatgatgatgatgatgacaacAATGACGATTTATGCTGCTCCAggtctttatttttcttcaagtACCCATGTCCAGGACCCATATTAGACACATTGGGACCTGGGTATAAGGATATACTCCTCCAAATACAaggaaaacttataaaaaaagtTGAACATAACCACATCATACACATACCCAACATTCGACACTCACAAGTCACACCCAAGTTTGAGTAACATAGCTTACTCACAGTGCAGACATACAGTGACTATTCAGTATCTCAGTTTAATGGAAAAAGACAATCTCCGGGTTGGAAGCTTCAAATATCTATATGCACCCAAGAGAAAGAATAGCTtacttccccttttttttttgggggggggggcaaTTCATTAGCTtacatttccctttttttttagaaTGGAAGAGCACAGGAAAAACAACTTAAGACATGTAATGGATACTAAAAGCAAAGAACCAACCCCTCATTATTGACTCCAAAATTCACCCCCCAGATAGAATAATTTTTCAGTTCCTATGTACACTAGCTTATGCACGCCTGcataaattttactaaattttatcatcCCAAAAAGGATACAGATAAGATTTAATCCAAACCCAAAGTTCCTACAAATTTCTTTTGGAATTCTCCCTACTTGCCTATAACGGAAACCCCTTCTAAAGTTAAAGAATGCAAAGGTCTCACCAGCCACCAGATCATTTGGCTCAAAAATTAAGATTTTGCACCCTAGCTCTTAGAGCAAATATGTTCAGCTAAGCCAAACAAGATTATACTAAATAAAACTACAATTGTCTATCTAAAACAAACACAAGCTAAAAATAAAACCTTAAACCAGATAACATTGTGCAGGAAAACAACATtactaaataaaaaaggaaacatCTCATTCTAGTCTAATGAGGGAGACAAAAAGAAATCATGTTACCCTAAAAAACCCAAAGAGACAATCAGCTATCTTACCTTACTAGGTTGCTGAGGAGGAGGGAATGGTGTATATGGTTTCTTCTCTTTACTCTTAACCTTCTTCGTTTGAACATTTTTCCTGGAAGCATTATTAGATGGTTAAATGGATATCTAACAGAACAAAGCATGAAAATAAGTTCAAACATGCAAATGAAGAGAATAGATATTTTACTTCTTGAATGTTGGAAGAAACCTATCCCAGTTTTCATCTTTGAGTGCTGGATCCTTCTCAAGTTCTTTCTTCATCATGAGAATCTGGATGATGAAAAGGAAGGGAAAAGGAAGACATGGTAAGACAGGGAAAAAACAGGAGATAAGAACTGCTACTGAATATTCATACAATATCAAAACACATCTTACTGGCATAAATTAAAGCAACGCTAGTAAAACCAAAATTGCAAAGTCAAGTTTTTGGCACCTTGATATGGTATACTGGATGCATTTTATTTTCTACGCAGTCCTCCACAATCCTCCTGACTTGTTTCAAACCTTTAAATGAACCCATAGCAGCAACAGTGTTTCCCTATTCCATCATGTGGAAAGTGACAAAAGATTTTCAGTTTGTGGTTCTCCATTTCAACATagagcaaaaaattaaaattcaacaacCAAAAACGAACAAGGGTGAGCAATTACCTGAACAAGAATGTAGCAGCTTGTCAATATTTCAAGTGCCTGCATCCAGTAATGAAGGGGATTATTTTATAGTAATAGTATTTCCTCATGCCTCAACATAGCCTTATAAGGGGATTATTTTAGAATCATGTTAAGACATCAATTATACACACCTTCAAAGTCGAAGAATTTGGCCCCACAAGGCGCTGCCTTCTTTTAACAAATCGCTCCtgtaaaaacaaatatttagaCAACTTTGTGAAAAATTTTAGATGCAACAATGTAATATCTTGCCAtctatcaaaatgaaaaataaattcagtAAGTTACacagaaaaacaaaaaataaaaaaaccaaaagctgtccaaacttaaatataaaaactaaaaaggaTGCAATTCAATTAACTCGGCTTCTCAGCATTCAATTAACTCGGCTTCTCAGCATGCTGTACAAACGACTAGTTAACACTTAACACTAACATATAAGCAGATATAAATGTTCCACTTTGAACATGCTATAGCATCTTCATAAGCAAGCTATAGACTGAATGAGAAATAGAGGTTCAGCGTGCATAGATAGTAAAGCCTAAGGAACATAATAAGCAGTTTCAGCTTTCTGTATGCTGCTTACAAACAATTCATAGTAGCTGCATCGAAGATAACCTAATCAATCCTATGTACTGCACAAGTGACAGAAGGCATATATATGTACTTAATTAATAGGTGAAACAAAGATGAATAGAAAAATCACAAAAAGTTTCAGATCATAGGATCCAGATTGGAAGGCAACATAAAACAAAGAACCCTAATTTGCATCGCCCAGACAGACATCAAAAGATAAATGCAAAACAGAAAGATCTTacattaagtttaattaaaatatatagaacGTGTCAAACTAAAATAGTATAACTACAGACTAGATATTTGTCCATAATTAGCTTCAAGAAGAAACATTAAGGCACTCAGATTTTATAATCCGAGTTTTATGGGGCATCATGTTATCGCAAAATCTTCTTACTGGTGCAATGCATCATAGTTGACCGTACATAATGCTAAAAGAGTGTAtgctaaaagaattaaagttcAAGTGATCCAGCAATATAAGATCCATTGATCAACCAAGGCTCAACTACAAGTGTAAGAAATAATCAAAGCTCGACACAGATTTCAGCTACCTACTCAAGCATCTGCTTGTATACCAATAGCGACCATTATACCAGATTCACAAAAGTAAAATGggcaaaattttaatcaaataaataaaggaaattcTGAAACACATACCTTATTGCGAACCAAGTTTCCAATTTTTATGATGTCACACTGCATCTCATCATCAAGTATTTTGATggcctaaaattaaaagaaacagtaAGAACTATATTCAAACAACCTCCATACATATGGTTTTAAGGACTGATCAAAAGCTATTTCAAGTAAAATGGTCAAAAAAATCTCATGGGAAATAAACAAACATTTAACTATTGTGATTGACAAAAAGTGCAAGCATAGTTGACAAGTCTACCTGAGGGGCAGGAACACTTCTCGATAGAAGCTTGATGAGATCCCTGGCCTTAATGATAATATATGGATCCCTAGTTTTTCTTGTTGTTGAAACTGTCATAGACCCTTCAACCTGATCAGCAATTAAAGGCATCAGATGATAAAGAACCATATGTGAATATTATAGCAATAATAGTAGAGTGCCAGTAATCAATATAAAGGATTGGAGAACAAGGGGACGAAAACTTTTGCAGTAGAGTGTTTACTAAGTATTTTAAGCAAAATGATCCTTCAATCTTTGAAGAAGGCAATCTAATAAATATGGGATTATATCTAATTATGACAAAGACAGAAGTTGATCCAACGCTCTGACAGCTTTCTTAAGATAAGGAATAATCAATGGGGCATAAGACAGAAGACTACgtatgaaaaaaaaggaaaaaatgaagtGAAAATAGTAATCCTACTTCTTGAATGGGACAAGatggagggaaaaatgtatgctctaaacatttaaaagccaaatttacaaattattatcatattaatatatgaaaattacactttttctttttatttcaatttttgcaTATCTTTTGATAGATACAAAACAGTCGAAGACATTAGCTAAATTATGTCTTTCCTTTCTTTCGACTACTCAAGCAAACATGATGACTGGTAATATCCCTCTGCTTTGTTTCTAGTCACAATTTTAGAACATCCAAACAATGAATCAATAGGACCAAACAAACTGTTACAATCTAGAGGGGAAAACAAACTGCTCAACTTCAACCAACCCAAAATCTAGAATACAAAAAGACCACTGAATTAAGCCATTAAAACACTCGACAGAATTTGAAACTTACCAAGTTGAGCTCAGCAGCAATACCATATTCTTTCAAAGCAGATTTAACCTTTGGCCAAGCTTCTTGCAAGTATTTTTCTTAAAACAAGACGACAGAAAAGATACCAAacataagtaaaattttaaaatgtaatcaaattagaaaaaaaacgtagaggaaattaattaattacctcGGTAACGAGGGAAGATAGTGGAAAAAGAGCTGACTTCCAGTAACCCATCGGGGTTCCAAGAAGGGTCAAACTTTTCAATCTTCCAACGGTCTATGTTTGGGTCTTCGTCCCATGGCTTTGGCTTATCGTGTTTCCCTTTATGCTTCTTTTTCTGTTCCAGATTTACTTTTTCTGCATTCTCTACctccattttaattttcaaaaacccTGTAATTGcgttaaataaagaaaaaaaagttacttCTGTTTGTCGCAGCCTTCGTTATCCGGACTCGGCAACTTGTGGTGCAGTAGCCGTGTCAACACGATACACACTGGATACGGGTCAGATCCGGCAAAAACCAGCGGACACGGCAGTGGGTGAGAACTGAgatagaagagaagaaaaagacaaGAAAACTGATTCGCAGAGACGAGAGAGAGAAGAGAGGGACGACGGTGGGAGGCAGATGGTTATGGAAGGAAAAGAAGGGACTTTTTCAAGAACAAAAATTAGGGTGTAATAAATGCTGTACCATAAGTACCCGCATTCTTTATAAATTCGaaatttagttattatatttttatttctagaaatttagttctaaatttaatataattaaaattatttttgttaaactTAAAAGTTTGGTTTTTCTTAATTATATGATTATCGAGTAAGtacttttttatttcaaaattatacattgataaatttaatgaaaatttttaattgtataaaaaattggacctcaactttaaaatttgaaaaattaagacactaaattattgaaaataaaaatatatgcattcaattctaaatttgtaaagagtataagaataataacatattttaacctattaaTATTTACACGCATAGTTTTAAAGAATGAGAGAGaa contains the following coding sequences:
- the LOC107910627 gene encoding KRR1 small subunit processome component homolog; its protein translation is MEVENAEKVNLEQKKKHKGKHDKPKPWDEDPNIDRWKIEKFDPSWNPDGLLEVSSFSTIFPRYREKYLQEAWPKVKSALKEYGIAAELNLVEGSMTVSTTRKTRDPYIIIKARDLIKLLSRSVPAPQAIKILDDEMQCDIIKIGNLVRNKERFVKRRQRLVGPNSSTLKALEILTSCYILVQGNTVAAMGSFKGLKQVRRIVEDCVENKMHPVYHIKILMMKKELEKDPALKDENWDRFLPTFKKKNVQTKKVKSKEKKPYTPFPPPQQPSKIDQELESGEYFLSEKKKLAKTWEEKQEKQAQKAAENKRKREEAFVPPKEPVKQDSNKSENKEEDVAALAKSLKQKAKEFGKQKSLQTINAEEYISAPAAEQPSKKKKKSKHT